Proteins co-encoded in one Tachysurus fulvidraco isolate hzauxx_2018 chromosome 17, HZAU_PFXX_2.0, whole genome shotgun sequence genomic window:
- the wfs1b gene encoding wolframin, with the protein MDSFPPGSPPSSPTDSITLASLVSGHSSRTASSFSTPGPPSRASPSSHPAAQTGRSQLNAASNVSEGRPTCGTSSSAGNIPEELHIEELKQRAKNGDFKAQTEVGRYYLRLSEHEDEEVNSVTAVTWLLQAAKNGRRDAVKLLQFCLHERKGITAENREEVCALVSESRFERSVRKAALCMYWKLNPDKKRNVSTSELLENISHYDIETDGAPNNIPSSPAQKQRKVLERLVSSSGTPYVGIDDFVENAKRYAHGISPSPDFDAAVNDDDDDDDEPVKNPDELPLHQKILKFPLHAVTEVKEVLIDWASRAGMQWISALIPTHHVNTLIFFFIISNLTLDFFLLVIPLVIFYLSFLSMVICTLRVFQNSKAWENFKTLTAMLAHFEPGLDLEQAESNFTWTHLEPHLYFLVSAIFLILSFPVADKSWLPCSELATVAVFFTISSYLSLRPAAQQHAKLALLAQFASAFCSLTNELLGGRVGQLVGGSWFSVPICDWLVLHLGVPCILYLYLLYLCVRMGTARGWQGSYSMLLPYLLCFTWCELSVTLLHASTALGLMRTSVGYLLFFFALPVLSLVLAAALLAQLVQWFLALELAKMAVAVCVCVVPVLLRWWTRFSVSPLAVIRSLRRSSMVKLILVWISALLLFSWFYVYRSEGMKVYNSTLTWQQYSEMCGPRAWRERNMAHTQILCSHLEGHRVTWEGRFKYVRVTEIENGAQSIVNLLPGVIADWVRCLYGEEYPACDGTHSRPDPPLCQLKAFANHNCHVKRFDRYKFEVTMGMPLQDKKGKWVQESDDATKDIVLRASNEFRGVLLALSAGSVVEFSTVLEGRLGSKWPVFELKALHCRTCTSPLVPTRRQVKIEQDWRVNARNAFAFAFNFLFHPLLTAQVEDAVSTDAAV; encoded by the exons ATGGACTCATTTCCCCCAGGATCACCACCTTCTTCTCCTACTGATTCCATCACTCTAGCATCTCTTGTTTCTGGACACTCTTCTCGCACAGCTTCCTCCTTTTCAACACCAGGCCCTCCCTCTCGGGCGTCTCCATCCTCTCATCCAGCCGCACAGACAGGTCGCTCTCAGCTGAATGCAGCTAGCAATGTGTCCGAAGGCAGGCCCACCTGTGGAACTTCGTCTTCTGCAG GAAACATTCCAGAGGAGCTGCATATAGAGGAACTTAAGCAGAGGGCTAAGAATGGAGATTTCAAAGCACAAACTGag GTTGGCAGGTATTACTTGCGACTGTCTGagcatgaagatgaagaagtgAATAGTGTCACAGCAGTAACATGGCTTTTACAAGCAGCAAAAAATGGAAGGAGGGATGCAGTGAAACTCTTGCAGTTTTGCTTGCATGAAAGAAAAG GCATCACAGCTGAAAATAGAGAGGAGGTGTGTGCCTTGGTATCAGAGTCACGTTTTGAACGTTCTGTGAGGAAAGCAGCGTTGTGCATGTACTGGAAACTCAAtccagacaaaaaaagaaacgtaTCTACATCAGAACTGCTAGAAAATATTAGCCACTATGACATTGAAACGG ATGGTGCCCCAAACAACATACCTTCAAGTCCAGCTCAGAAACAGAGGAAGGTCTTAGAACGCCTTGTCTCCAGCAGTG ggACTCCGTATGTTGGCATTGACGATTTTGTTGAAAATGCCAAGCGTTATGCACACGGTATTTCTCCATCACCGGATTTTGATGCAGcagtaaatgatgatgatgatgatgatgacgaacCTGTGAAAAACCCAGATGAGTTACCTTTGCACCAGAAG ATACTGAAGTTTCCCCTCCATGCTGTGACTGAGGTAAAGGAGGTGTTGATTGACTGGGCTTCCCGTGCTGGAATGCAGTGGATCAGTGCCCTCATCCCGACTCACCATGTCAACACtcttattttcttcttcatcatctccaACCTTACTCTAGATTTCTTCCTTCTTGTCATTCCCCTTGTCATATTCTACCTCTCCTTCCTCTCAATGGTCATCTGCACATTGAGGGTTTTCCAGAACAGTAAAGCATGGGAGAACTTTAAGACCCTGACAGCCATGCTGGCTCATTTCGAGCCAGGATTGGACCTTGAGCAAGCTGAGTCCAACTTCACCTGGACTCATCTGGAGCCTCACCTCTACTTTCTGGTCTCTGCAATTTTCCTCATACTATCATTCCCTGTGGCAGATAAGTCCTGGCTGCCTTGTTCTGAACTGGCCACAGTGGCTGTCTTCTTCACTATAAGCAGCTATCTGAGTCTACGTCCAGCTGCACAGCAACATGCTAAGCTAGCCCTCCTTGCACAGTTTGCCTCTGCATTTTGCTCTTTAACTAATGAGCTGCTTGGTGGTCGGGTGGGCCAACTTGTGGGAGGGTCATGGTTTAGTGTGCcaatctgtgattggttggtgTTGCATTTGGGTGTGCCTTGCATTCTGTACCTTTACCTCCTGTACTTGTGTGTCCGAATGGGCACAGCACGAGGGTGGCAAGGGTCTTACAGCATGCTTCTGCCCTACCTTCTCTGTTTCACTTGGTGTGAGCTATCTGTCACACTTCTGCATGCATCTACTGCACTTGGACTCATGCGAACATCTGTGGGCTACTTGCTTTTCTTCTTTGCTCTGCCTGTACTTTCATTAGTGCTTGCAGCTGCATTGCTGGCGCAGTTAGTTCAGTGGTTCCTCGCTCTGGAGTTGGCCAAGATGGCTGTggcggtgtgtgtttgtgtggttccTGTTTTGTTAAGGTGGTGGACTCGTTTCAGCGTGTCGCCCCTTGCTGTGATTCGATCTCTGCGGCGCAGTAGCATGGTTAAACTGATCTTGGTTTGGATCTCCGCTTTGCTGCTCTTCAGCTGGTTCTATGTATATCGTTCTGAGGGCATGAAGGTTTATAACTCCACTCTTACCTGGCAGCAATACAGTGAGATGTGTGGCCCTCGTGCCTGGAGGGAACGCAACATGGCACACACCCAGATCCTCTGTAGTCATCTTGAGGGCCACCGTGTCACCTGGGAAGGTCGTTTTAAATACGTCCGGGTGACAGAAATTGAAAACGGAGCACAATCAATTGTCAACCTCTTGCCTGGTGTCATAGCAGACTGGGTCCGATGCCTTTATGGAGAGGAGTACCCAGCCTGTGACGGCACCCACTCAAGGCCAGATCCACCTCTTTGCCAGCTTAAAGCATTTGCAAATCACAACTGTCATGTGAAACGTTTTGACCGCTACAAATTTGAAGTGACTATGGGTATGCCACTTCAGGATAAGAAGGGTAAATGGGTACAAGAATCTGATGATGCAACCAAAGACATAGTGCTGCGGGCAAGTAATGAATTCCGTGGTGTGCTGTTGGCACTCAGTGCAGGCAGCGTTGTTGAATTCAGTACTGTTCTGGAGGGCAGGCTTGGAAGCAAGTGGCCAGTGTTTGAGCTGAAAGCCCTTCACTGTAGGACTTGTACCTCACCTTTGGTACCTACAAGACGGCAAGTCAAGATAGAACAGGACTGGAGGGTTAATGCCCGTAATGCATTTGCCTTCGCATTTAACTTCCTTTTCCACCCCCTGCTCACTGCCCAAGTAGAAGATGCTGTGTCTACAGATGCTGCAGTTTGA